From one uncultured Bacteroides sp. genomic stretch:
- the tnpB gene encoding IS66 family insertion sequence element accessory protein TnpB (TnpB, as the term is used for proteins encoded by IS66 family insertion elements, is considered an accessory protein, since TnpC, encoded by a neighboring gene, is a DDE family transposase.), whose protein sequence is MFNLNESMNYYLCPLPTDMRKSFYTLSGVVADHMQQNVKDGDVFIFINRTCTSMKILHMEYGGLVIYHKKLESGTFKLPLYDEESHVFRMTWQSLMLMVQGIDADKVTRRKRFELCLK, encoded by the coding sequence ATGTTTAACCTGAATGAATCAATGAATTACTATCTGTGCCCGTTGCCCACAGATATGAGAAAGAGTTTTTATACTCTTAGCGGAGTTGTTGCTGATCATATGCAGCAAAATGTGAAAGACGGAGATGTTTTTATCTTCATAAACCGTACCTGCACCAGCATGAAGATACTCCACATGGAATATGGTGGTCTTGTGATTTATCACAAGAAACTTGAATCCGGCACCTTTAAACTTCCTCTTTACGATGAAGAATCTCATGTTTTCAGGATGACCTGGCAAAGTCTGATGTTAATGGTTCAGGGCATTGACGCCGATAAAGTAACACGAAGAAAAAGGTTCGAGTTATGTTTAAAATAA
- a CDS encoding IS66 family transposase: MADTTNDKEFILALLEERDRLYRHNARLQSKLNELESVDVEIASCKQTIEEQKLIIEKKDQKIGQLEYQLQYLRRKYFGKSSEKFITPDPLQRKLDFEGLDVLPEEKALAREAQKQIIEYKIRRTTAKSNDKPVRQNLPDSLERREERIRPAGVDEENWKKIGEEITEILEHKPDEFYVRRIIREKWVLKNKTLNVEKEVVIAPMPFLPIAKSFAGASLLAEILNNKYTYHIPFYRQLQMFKQTGLSLSASTVNGWFSESADMLRPLYYRLKEIILSTDYLQVDETTVPIINNEKHKTVKGYLWMVRAVIQNLVLFYYDHGSRAQSVAIGLLKDFRGALQTDGYEVYSIYEKKKGVLPIGCWAHARRYFEQALEDDKARATYALEQIALLYDVEKQADNEDLSYTERADLRSRLAYPILVLFEKWLYKEYDKVLPKSRIGKAISYTYKIFPRLTRYHLDGRYRIDNNLAENAIRPIALGRKNFLFCGNHDAAEEAAIIYSMMGCCKACEVDPRKWMEYVFNHIHDYDNDYSKDLAELLPHNLKTQIGENL, from the coding sequence ATGGCAGACACGACAAACGACAAAGAATTCATCTTGGCACTGTTGGAAGAGCGGGACAGGCTCTATCGACACAATGCTCGTTTACAAAGCAAACTGAATGAATTAGAATCTGTCGATGTTGAAATAGCCTCCTGTAAGCAGACCATTGAAGAACAAAAGCTTATCATTGAGAAAAAAGACCAAAAGATTGGACAACTGGAGTATCAGCTTCAATACCTGAGAAGAAAATACTTTGGTAAATCCAGTGAGAAATTTATCACTCCTGATCCCTTGCAAAGGAAACTCGATTTTGAGGGCCTTGATGTCTTGCCGGAGGAAAAGGCGCTTGCCAGGGAAGCCCAAAAACAAATCATAGAATATAAAATCCGTCGCACTACAGCAAAAAGTAATGATAAACCGGTACGCCAGAATTTGCCTGATTCTTTGGAGCGAAGAGAAGAACGCATCAGACCAGCCGGTGTTGATGAAGAAAACTGGAAAAAGATTGGCGAAGAAATAACCGAAATACTCGAACACAAACCGGATGAATTCTATGTCCGTCGTATCATCCGTGAAAAATGGGTTCTAAAGAATAAAACGCTGAATGTTGAAAAGGAAGTTGTTATAGCCCCTATGCCTTTTCTTCCTATAGCCAAAAGCTTTGCCGGAGCCTCACTCCTGGCAGAGATATTAAACAATAAATACACCTATCACATCCCTTTCTATCGCCAGTTGCAAATGTTTAAGCAAACAGGTCTTTCTTTGTCTGCATCGACAGTAAACGGATGGTTTTCAGAATCGGCTGATATGCTCAGACCATTATACTACAGATTAAAAGAGATCATTCTCTCTACGGATTATCTACAGGTGGATGAGACAACTGTACCGATAATCAATAACGAGAAGCATAAAACAGTCAAAGGATATCTTTGGATGGTACGGGCGGTGATACAAAACCTGGTACTCTTTTATTACGACCACGGTTCACGAGCTCAAAGTGTAGCAATCGGGCTACTGAAAGACTTCCGCGGGGCGCTTCAGACAGATGGTTATGAAGTTTACTCCATTTATGAAAAAAAGAAAGGTGTTTTACCAATAGGATGTTGGGCACATGCCCGACGGTATTTTGAACAGGCTTTGGAAGATGATAAAGCCAGGGCAACATATGCCTTGGAACAAATAGCACTGCTCTATGATGTGGAAAAACAGGCTGATAATGAGGACTTGTCTTATACAGAACGTGCTGATCTGCGAAGCAGGCTGGCTTACCCTATCCTTGTACTCTTTGAAAAATGGCTTTATAAGGAATACGATAAAGTACTTCCCAAAAGCAGAATAGGTAAGGCTATTAGCTATACTTATAAGATTTTCCCAAGGCTAACCAGGTATCACCTTGATGGCAGATATCGGATAGATAACAATTTGGCTGAAAATGCCATCAGACCCATCGCACTTGGAAGAAAGAACTTTTTGTTTTGTGGAAACCATGATGCTGCAGAGGAAGCTGCTATTATATATTCCATGATGGGATGCTGCAAAGCTTGTGAAGTGGACCCCAGAAAGTGGATGGAATATGTGTTTAACCACATACATGACTATGATAACGATTACAGCAAAGATCTTGCTGAACTTCTCCCTCATAACCTGAAAACTCAAATAGGAGAAAATCTATAA
- a CDS encoding alpha-amylase family protein: MNDKKKIIIYQVLPRLFGNNNNHCIYNGDIAANGCGKLTDFTPKVFKEIKKLGTTHIWYTGIIEHATQTDYRQHNIRPDHPAIVKGKAGSPYAIKDYYDIDPDLVDNVTERMREFEALIKRTHQNDLRIIIDFIPNHVARQYHSDVQPKKTVELGATDDPDQSFSPYNNFYYIPQTEFHGQFDLKAGASEPYREYPAKATGNNRFDATPNINDWYETIKLNYGIDFLNGGTHCFSPIPDTWTKMLDILFFWASKGVDGFRCDMAEMVPVEFWEWAISQIKTKHPHLLFVAEVYNPTEYRNYLSRGKFDYLYDKVGLYDTLRNIICGYDSANAITRSWQSLGGIEKKMLNFLENHDEQRIASDFFAGDARKAIPALIVSSCMNTNPMLIYFGQELGEPGMDTEGFSGRDGRTSIFDYWSIDSIRRWRNGGKFDGKKLTNEQKRLQATYQNILTICSKEPAISEGLFFDLMYVNQNGWRFNEHKQYVFLRKHKHELLFILINFDCISVEIAVNIPSHAFDYLQIPLMESYEATDLLTNKKEEISLLPYKATETSISAYGGKILKIIV; encoded by the coding sequence ATGAACGACAAAAAGAAAATCATAATTTACCAAGTACTTCCTCGTTTGTTTGGCAACAATAACAATCACTGCATATACAATGGTGATATAGCAGCCAACGGTTGTGGCAAGCTTACCGACTTCACACCAAAAGTGTTTAAGGAAATAAAAAAGCTTGGCACTACACATATATGGTATACAGGAATTATCGAACATGCAACGCAGACCGATTATAGACAGCATAATATTCGCCCAGACCATCCGGCTATTGTAAAAGGAAAAGCAGGCTCGCCCTATGCTATCAAAGATTACTACGATATAGATCCTGACTTAGTGGATAATGTGACCGAAAGGATGAGAGAATTTGAAGCCCTGATTAAACGTACACACCAGAATGATTTGAGAATCATTATTGATTTTATCCCTAATCATGTAGCCAGACAGTATCACTCCGATGTACAACCAAAAAAAACGGTTGAACTAGGAGCCACAGACGATCCTGATCAATCTTTCAGTCCATACAATAATTTTTATTATATTCCACAAACAGAATTTCATGGACAATTTGATTTAAAAGCAGGTGCAAGCGAGCCTTATCGTGAATATCCTGCCAAAGCCACAGGAAATAACCGTTTTGATGCTACTCCAAATATTAACGACTGGTATGAAACCATAAAGTTAAACTATGGCATTGATTTTCTTAATGGAGGTACCCATTGTTTCTCTCCTATCCCAGATACATGGACAAAAATGCTGGATATTCTCTTCTTTTGGGCCTCAAAGGGTGTAGATGGATTTCGTTGTGACATGGCAGAAATGGTTCCCGTTGAATTTTGGGAGTGGGCGATTTCTCAAATAAAAACAAAACATCCTCACTTACTCTTTGTTGCCGAAGTATATAATCCAACCGAATATCGCAATTATCTGTCGCGAGGAAAATTCGATTACTTATACGACAAAGTGGGCCTTTACGATACATTACGTAACATTATCTGTGGATATGATTCGGCCAATGCCATCACACGTAGTTGGCAAAGCTTGGGTGGCATAGAAAAAAAAATGCTCAATTTTCTTGAGAATCACGATGAACAGCGCATTGCTTCTGATTTCTTTGCCGGAGATGCTCGTAAGGCTATTCCGGCTCTTATCGTTTCTTCTTGCATGAATACCAATCCTATGCTGATATACTTCGGGCAAGAGCTTGGCGAACCCGGGATGGATACCGAAGGTTTCAGCGGAAGAGATGGAAGAACCAGCATTTTTGATTATTGGAGCATAGATAGTATTCGTCGATGGAGAAATGGAGGCAAGTTTGACGGGAAGAAGCTAACTAATGAGCAAAAACGACTACAAGCAACCTACCAAAATATACTCACTATTTGTAGTAAAGAGCCGGCTATTTCGGAAGGCCTTTTTTTCGATCTTATGTACGTTAATCAAAACGGCTGGCGTTTTAACGAACATAAACAATATGTGTTTTTACGCAAACACAAACACGAGTTACTTTTTATCCTTATTAACTTTGACTGTATATCGGTAGAGATAGCTGTCAATATCCCATCACATGCCTTCGATTACCTACAAATACCATTAATGGAATCTTATGAAGCTACTGATTTACTAACGAATAAGAAAGAAGAAATAAGCTTATTACCCTACAAAGCCACAGAAACGTCCATTAGTGCATACGGAGGTAAAATATTAAAAATAATAGTGTAA
- a CDS encoding Gfo/Idh/MocA family oxidoreductase, protein MDIIKTGLAAYGMSGQVFHAPFIHANQHFELCKIVERDKELSKEQYPQANIVRSFDELLQDKALKLIIVNTPDSTHYEYALKALQAGKNVVVEKPFTTTTPQAEELIALAQEKNLMLSVYQNRRWDADFLAVKEIINKGILGRLVEFESTFARYRNFIKPNTWKETGEAGGGLTYNLGAHLIDQALQLFGMPKAIYADIATMRTGGIVDDYFFIHFLRPALAPSLKLSLKASYLMCNAEPRFVLHGTLGSFVKRGVDKQEAALLIGEKPDQLHWGEENEQEWGLLHTQINGKEICQKYPSPAGNYGAFYENIYEHIYLHQTLETDARGVLNVIKIIEAAYQSSKEERVIYLS, encoded by the coding sequence ATGGATATAATTAAGACTGGATTAGCAGCCTATGGCATGTCTGGGCAGGTATTTCATGCACCATTCATCCATGCAAATCAGCATTTTGAACTTTGCAAAATAGTGGAACGTGACAAAGAATTATCTAAAGAGCAATATCCACAGGCTAACATTGTGCGAAGTTTTGATGAACTATTACAAGATAAAGCTTTAAAACTCATTATTGTCAATACACCAGACAGCACCCACTATGAATATGCTCTCAAAGCATTACAGGCAGGAAAGAACGTAGTGGTAGAAAAGCCGTTCACGACAACCACCCCTCAGGCTGAAGAGCTCATTGCACTTGCCCAGGAAAAGAATTTAATGCTAAGCGTATATCAAAACAGGCGTTGGGATGCCGATTTTTTAGCAGTAAAAGAAATTATAAACAAAGGCATTTTAGGCCGCTTGGTTGAATTTGAATCTACCTTTGCGCGCTACCGTAATTTTATCAAGCCTAATACATGGAAAGAAACAGGAGAAGCAGGCGGAGGACTAACATATAATTTAGGTGCGCATCTGATAGACCAAGCCCTGCAACTTTTTGGTATGCCTAAGGCTATATATGCCGATATAGCCACAATGAGAACAGGAGGAATAGTAGATGATTATTTTTTTATCCATTTTCTTCGTCCGGCATTAGCACCATCCTTAAAATTATCCTTAAAAGCGAGTTATTTAATGTGCAATGCAGAACCTCGATTTGTATTACATGGAACATTGGGCTCTTTCGTAAAACGAGGCGTGGATAAGCAAGAAGCAGCACTATTAATAGGAGAAAAGCCTGATCAGCTTCATTGGGGAGAAGAAAATGAACAAGAATGGGGATTATTGCATACACAAATAAATGGCAAAGAAATTTGTCAGAAATATCCAAGTCCGGCTGGTAATTATGGCGCTTTTTACGAAAACATATATGAACATATTTATTTGCACCAAACGTTAGAAACAGATGCCAGAGGTGTATTAAATGTCATTAAAATCATCGAAGCAGCCTATCAAAGTAGCAAGGAAGAAAGAGTTATCTACCTATCATAA
- a CDS encoding patatin-like phospholipase family protein, giving the protein MENSNQLYNIGYALSGGFIKGFAHLGVMQALLEYNIKPDIISGVSAGALAGVFYADGNEPHRVLDYFSGHKFQDLTKLVIPRVGLFELSEFQEFLRSNLKAKKLEELKIPLVVTATDLDHGKSVQFRKGNIAERIAASCCMPVLFTPVKINGIHYVDGGLFMNLPASIIRNECEKVIAINVSPLSTEKYRMNILSIALRSYHLMFRANTFKEFEHCDLLIEPYNLEGYSNRELEKAEEIFEMGYKTGIERITQLIEEKGKIWI; this is encoded by the coding sequence ATGGAGAATAGCAATCAACTTTATAATATAGGTTATGCCCTAAGTGGTGGATTTATTAAAGGATTTGCTCATCTGGGCGTCATGCAAGCCTTGTTAGAGTATAATATTAAGCCCGACATAATTTCGGGCGTTAGTGCCGGAGCTTTAGCCGGAGTTTTTTATGCTGACGGAAACGAACCTCATAGAGTCTTGGATTATTTTTCGGGACATAAATTTCAAGATTTAACCAAATTGGTAATTCCCAGAGTAGGACTATTCGAACTCAGTGAGTTTCAGGAATTCTTAAGAAGTAACCTTAAAGCTAAAAAATTAGAAGAACTGAAAATCCCTCTTGTTGTAACAGCAACCGATTTAGATCACGGAAAAAGTGTTCAATTTCGCAAAGGTAACATTGCTGAACGCATTGCTGCTTCTTGTTGCATGCCTGTGCTGTTTACTCCTGTAAAAATTAATGGCATACATTACGTCGACGGCGGTTTATTTATGAATCTACCAGCTTCTATCATTCGCAATGAGTGTGAAAAAGTGATAGCTATAAATGTTAGCCCCCTAAGTACGGAGAAGTACAGAATGAATATCTTAAGCATTGCTTTACGCTCTTATCATCTAATGTTCAGAGCCAATACATTTAAGGAATTTGAACATTGCGATCTGCTCATAGAGCCATATAACCTAGAAGGCTATAGTAACAGAGAGTTAGAAAAAGCAGAAGAAATTTTCGAAATGGGTTATAAAACCGGAATTGAAAGAATAACTCAACTCATAGAAGAGAAAGGAAAGATATGGATATAA
- a CDS encoding 4Fe-4S dicluster domain-containing protein: MLKKIRITISALFFALITFYFLDIANILPPNFHWLAEIQFIPALLSLSILVLIALIVSTLIFGRIYCSVICPMGIFQDVIRRFSKPFYKKKRKYAYSKAKTLLRWSVLIITIAAFFCGLSFIIGLLDPYSAYGRMTTNIFKPIYMAGNNLLENIFSRYENYTFYKVDIAIRSIISFVIGIVTFLVISVLAWKHGRTWCNTICPVGTVLGLLSKLSFFKVRIDLNKCTNCGLCATKCKASCIDVTTHAIDYSRCVDCFNCLDVCRQKAINYKPSVAVTNQGANASKRRFLMAGLTTAVAAPQAMLYGQSVTSLLSNKKAYKKENPLTPPGSINREHFQEHCTSCHLCVSKCPSHVLKPAFMEYGLEGIMQPTVDFAKGFCNFDCTLCGDICPTQAIKPLTLQQKHTTQMGYVVFIKENCIVYTDNTSCGACSEHCPTQAIAMVTYKNGLTIPQVNKEICVGCGGCEYVCPARPYKAVHIEGNPIQIAAKPFKEVKKKKIEIDNFGF, from the coding sequence ATGCTCAAAAAAATACGAATAACAATATCGGCTTTATTTTTTGCTCTTATAACTTTTTATTTTTTAGATATAGCAAACATATTGCCTCCGAATTTTCATTGGCTGGCTGAAATACAATTTATTCCGGCATTGCTTTCGCTCAGTATCCTCGTACTCATTGCTCTTATCGTATCAACCTTGATTTTCGGAAGGATATACTGTTCGGTTATCTGCCCTATGGGTATCTTTCAAGATGTAATAAGACGCTTTTCTAAACCTTTTTATAAAAAAAAGAGAAAATATGCATATAGCAAAGCAAAGACTTTGCTACGTTGGTCGGTTTTAATAATTACTATAGCTGCCTTTTTTTGTGGATTATCTTTCATCATAGGATTGCTAGATCCATATAGTGCGTATGGGAGAATGACAACAAATATATTCAAACCAATATACATGGCGGGAAATAATTTGCTGGAAAACATTTTTTCTCGTTATGAAAATTACACTTTCTACAAAGTAGACATAGCCATTCGTAGCATCATTTCCTTCGTGATAGGCATAGTTACTTTCTTGGTCATAAGTGTTTTAGCCTGGAAACATGGACGAACATGGTGCAATACAATATGCCCTGTAGGTACCGTATTAGGACTACTTAGTAAATTATCATTTTTTAAAGTACGTATAGATTTGAATAAATGCACTAATTGCGGCTTGTGCGCCACTAAATGCAAAGCTTCGTGTATAGATGTAACCACTCATGCCATAGATTACAGCCGTTGCGTTGATTGTTTCAATTGTTTAGATGTATGTAGACAAAAAGCTATAAACTATAAGCCCTCTGTAGCCGTAACTAATCAGGGAGCAAATGCTTCTAAACGTCGTTTTCTGATGGCTGGTTTAACTACGGCTGTTGCTGCTCCACAGGCAATGCTTTATGGACAGTCTGTAACAAGTCTTTTAAGTAATAAAAAAGCATATAAAAAAGAGAATCCTCTTACTCCTCCCGGATCTATTAATCGTGAACATTTTCAGGAACATTGTACTTCATGTCATTTGTGTGTGAGCAAATGTCCTTCACATGTATTAAAACCCGCATTTATGGAATACGGCCTAGAGGGAATCATGCAACCCACCGTAGATTTCGCAAAAGGATTTTGTAATTTCGACTGTACTTTGTGCGGAGATATATGCCCTACTCAAGCTATCAAACCACTTACCCTACAACAAAAACATACCACCCAGATGGGATATGTGGTATTTATAAAAGAAAATTGTATCGTTTACACAGACAATACCAGTTGCGGTGCTTGTTCGGAACATTGCCCTACCCAGGCTATAGCCATGGTAACTTACAAAAATGGACTAACCATTCCACAAGTAAATAAAGAAATCTGCGTGGGTTGTGGCGGATGTGAGTACGTTTGCCCTGCAAGACCTTATAAAGCTGTCCATATAGAAGGTAATCCGATACAAATAGCAGCAAAGCCCTTTAAAGAAGTGAAGAAGAAAAAAATTGAAATAGACAATTTTGGTTTTTAA
- a CDS encoding DUF362 domain-containing protein — protein sequence MDRRDFLRTVAITGAAMTMQHSEAMEILTQAVNKVGGGKVDLVAVMGGEPEIMFRKAIAELGGIKQFVKPGQKVVVKPNIGWDKVPELAGNTNPKLIEEIIRQCFAAGAKEVTLFDHTCDDWQKCYKSSGIEAVAKATGAKMMPAHLESYYRVISLPNGKNMKQAKIHEAILNSDVWINVPILKNHGGANLTMSMKNHMGIVWDRGYFHQHDLQQCIADICTMQKKAVLNVVDAYRVMKTNGPRGRSSSDVVLAKGLFISQDIVAVDTAAAKFFNQIREMPLNTVGHLANGQALKIGTMDLDKLNIKRIKM from the coding sequence ATGGACAGAAGAGATTTTTTGAGAACAGTAGCTATAACGGGTGCTGCCATGACTATGCAGCATTCTGAAGCGATGGAAATACTTACACAAGCTGTAAATAAAGTTGGAGGCGGAAAAGTAGACCTCGTTGCCGTAATGGGTGGAGAACCGGAAATTATGTTTCGTAAAGCTATTGCTGAATTGGGAGGCATAAAACAATTTGTAAAACCTGGGCAGAAAGTAGTAGTAAAGCCTAATATAGGCTGGGATAAAGTGCCCGAACTTGCAGGAAATACAAATCCCAAGCTCATAGAAGAGATTATAAGACAGTGTTTTGCGGCCGGAGCTAAAGAAGTAACGCTATTTGACCATACTTGTGACGATTGGCAGAAGTGCTATAAAAGCAGTGGCATTGAAGCTGTAGCAAAGGCTACCGGAGCTAAGATGATGCCGGCGCATTTGGAATCTTATTATCGTGTCATATCCCTACCAAATGGGAAAAACATGAAGCAGGCTAAAATACACGAGGCCATTTTAAACAGTGATGTATGGATAAACGTACCAATCTTAAAAAACCATGGAGGGGCTAATCTCACTATGTCGATGAAGAACCACATGGGTATTGTTTGGGATAGAGGCTATTTTCATCAACACGATTTGCAACAATGCATCGCCGACATCTGCACTATGCAGAAAAAAGCTGTATTGAACGTAGTAGATGCTTATCGGGTGATGAAAACGAACGGGCCACGCGGACGTTCTTCATCAGATGTAGTTCTGGCTAAAGGGCTTTTCATATCACAAGATATTGTGGCTGTAGATACCGCAGCAGCTAAGTTTTTTAATCAAATTCGTGAAATGCCACTTAATACAGTAGGACATTTAGCTAATGGCCAAGCACTAAAAATAGGCACTATGGATTTAGACAAATTAAATATCAAGCGAATAAAGATGTAA
- a CDS encoding phosphoribosyltransferase produces the protein MEGKTFEEVLKRFQTIQIDEDFDLIVAIANGGIVPAAILNQRLQKEICLLKINLRDEYQHPKYDHPKLIAPIDFEYSGKRILLVDDRIKTGSTIVFARELLKEAKLIKTFAVNGNADYALYDEACFKFPWIL, from the coding sequence ATGGAAGGAAAAACATTTGAAGAAGTATTAAAACGTTTTCAGACTATACAAATAGATGAGGACTTTGATCTGATTGTGGCAATAGCTAACGGAGGGATTGTGCCTGCAGCCATACTTAATCAACGTTTACAGAAAGAGATATGTCTGCTTAAAATTAACCTGAGAGATGAATATCAACATCCGAAGTACGACCATCCTAAACTTATAGCACCGATAGATTTTGAATATTCCGGCAAACGAATTTTACTCGTTGACGACCGGATAAAAACAGGAAGTACCATTGTATTTGCCCGTGAACTATTGAAAGAAGCAAAACTAATTAAAACATTTGCTGTTAATGGGAATGCAGATTATGCTTTGTATGATGAAGCATGTTTCAAATTCCCATGGATTCTATAA
- a CDS encoding ECF transporter S component, translating to METTAKLYSLNYSNAKTYLFVLLFVVGNIALPQLCHLVPYGGPTLLPIYFFTLIAGYKYGIRVGILTAILSPIINSLLFGMPLVAELPAILIKSGLLAVAVSIAAHYSKKISFPAILLAILTYQIIGTTIEWTMVGNFYDAAQDFRIGIPGMLIQLFGGYALLKAIAKI from the coding sequence ATGGAAACAACAGCTAAACTCTATTCACTGAATTACAGTAACGCAAAAACTTATCTATTTGTTCTTCTATTTGTAGTAGGAAACATCGCTTTACCGCAACTATGCCACCTTGTACCATACGGTGGTCCCACATTATTACCCATTTATTTTTTCACGTTGATAGCCGGATATAAATATGGTATACGCGTAGGTATACTAACCGCAATTCTCTCTCCTATTATTAATAGTCTGCTGTTTGGTATGCCTTTGGTAGCTGAACTGCCTGCTATATTGATTAAATCAGGATTATTAGCTGTCGCTGTTTCTATTGCAGCCCATTATAGCAAAAAAATATCTTTCCCTGCTATATTGCTCGCCATTCTCACCTATCAAATAATAGGTACCACCATTGAATGGACTATGGTTGGCAATTTTTATGATGCCGCACAAGATTTCCGCATTGGCATTCCGGGAATGCTCATTCAACTTTTCGGTGGATATGCATTACTTAAAGCCATTGCAAAAATCTAA
- the fabD gene encoding ACP S-malonyltransferase, which yields MKAFVFPGQGAQFVGMGKDLYESSSLAKELFEKANNILGYRITDIMFSGTDEDLRQTKVTQPAVFLHSVISALCMGNDFKPEMTAGHSLGEFSALVAAGALSFEDGLRLVYARAMAMQKACEAIPSTMAAIIALSDEKVEEICASIVNEVCVPANYNCPGQIVISGSIAGIEKACELMKAAGAKRALPLKVGGAFHSPLMNPAKLELEAAITATEIHTPKCPVYQNVDGLPHTAPAEIKKNLVAQLTASVRWTQTVRNMVADGATDFTECGPGAVLQGLIKKIEASVEAHGIEK from the coding sequence ATGAAAGCATTTGTATTTCCGGGGCAAGGTGCTCAATTTGTAGGAATGGGCAAGGATTTATATGAAAGTTCATCTTTAGCCAAAGAATTGTTTGAAAAAGCTAATAATATCTTAGGATATCGCATCACAGATATAATGTTCAGCGGAACAGACGAAGATTTGCGCCAAACGAAAGTGACACAACCTGCAGTATTCTTGCATTCGGTTATCTCTGCCCTTTGTATGGGTAATGACTTTAAACCTGAGATGACTGCAGGGCACTCTTTAGGAGAGTTCTCAGCCTTAGTTGCTGCCGGAGCACTTTCTTTTGAAGATGGCTTAAGATTAGTATATGCTCGTGCTATGGCAATGCAAAAAGCTTGTGAAGCTATTCCTTCTACTATGGCTGCTATCATTGCTTTATCCGATGAAAAAGTAGAAGAAATATGTGCATCTATAGTAAATGAAGTTTGTGTGCCGGCTAACTATAACTGTCCGGGACAAATCGTTATATCCGGCTCTATAGCAGGCATTGAAAAAGCCTGTGAATTGATGAAAGCTGCCGGTGCAAAACGTGCGCTACCATTAAAAGTAGGTGGTGCATTTCATTCTCCATTGATGAATCCAGCAAAGCTAGAGCTTGAGGCTGCCATCACTGCAACAGAAATTCACACGCCCAAATGTCCGGTTTATCAGAATGTAGACGGCCTTCCTCACACAGCTCCAGCCGAGATTAAGAAAAATCTTGTAGCACAACTTACAGCATCTGTACGTTGGACCCAAACAGTGAGAAACATGGTTGCTGATGGTGCGACAGATTTTACTGAATGTGGTCCTGGCGCAGTTCTTCAGGGACTTATAAAAAAGATAGAGGCTAGCGTAGAAGCCCATGGAATAGAAAAGTAA
- a CDS encoding NUDIX domain-containing protein has protein sequence MQNIQDEPPLANNHISVDCVVIGFDGEKLKALLVKRIGEEAGDIYNDMKLPGSLIYTDEDLDEAAQRVLCELTGVKSVNLIQFKAFGSKNRTSNPKDVRWLERATKLKVERIVTIAYMAMVKIDRTLSKSLEDYQACWVALEDIKPLAFDHNLIIKEALAYIRQFVEFNPSILFDLLPRKFTAARLRTLFELVYGKSIDVRNFHKKIALMEYVVPLEERQKGVAHRAARYYKFDRKLYNKVRR, from the coding sequence ATGCAAAATATACAGGACGAACCTCCGTTGGCAAACAATCATATATCAGTAGATTGTGTAGTGATTGGTTTTGACGGAGAAAAGCTCAAGGCGTTATTGGTGAAACGTATAGGCGAAGAGGCAGGTGATATTTACAATGATATGAAACTCCCGGGTAGTCTGATTTATACCGATGAAGATTTAGATGAAGCTGCTCAGCGCGTGTTATGCGAACTTACCGGTGTGAAAAGCGTTAATCTGATACAATTTAAAGCTTTCGGATCAAAGAATAGAACAAGTAACCCTAAAGATGTTCGTTGGTTGGAACGTGCTACTAAGCTGAAGGTTGAACGTATTGTTACCATTGCTTATATGGCCATGGTAAAGATTGATCGTACGCTGAGTAAGTCGCTCGAGGATTATCAGGCCTGTTGGGTTGCTTTGGAAGATATAAAGCCACTAGCCTTCGATCACAATTTGATTATAAAGGAGGCACTGGCTTATATACGTCAATTTGTGGAATTCAATCCTTCCATCTTATTTGATTTACTTCCTAGAAAGTTTACTGCAGCGCGACTACGTACACTTTTTGAATTGGTGTATGGCAAATCGATTGACGTGCGTAATTTTCATAAGAAAATAGCTCTGATGGAGTATGTGGTTCCTTTAGAAGAACGTCAAAAGGGAGTGGCGCATCGTGCAGCGCGTTATTATAAATTCGATAGAAAATTATATAATAAAGTACGAAGATAA